From Streptomyces fungicidicus, one genomic window encodes:
- a CDS encoding ABC transporter permease — protein MKKFDKERVLLAVAGPVIALAVAFVLSAIVLIASGKNPVEPFALMFEQAGFSDIQVLIVNQASMYYIAALAVAIGFRMNLFNIGVDGQYQLAAMMAAVVGAHANLPAALQVPLLLLTAVFTGAFWSGIAGVLKVTRGVSEVVATIMLNAIATSLIVYMWKPDVFGVKVGNNNTTGEMYESGWIPGIDMGAAGEIYGLVILAVLLGIGYWIVLNRTRFGFDLRASGASESAAAASGVSPRRMVLTAMLLSGAIAGLAGLPILLGDTHTYSLNFPTGIGFLGIGIALLGRNSPVGIAFAALLWAWLDKASPELDFHGYDKEIAVIMQGLIVLSVVVSYEAVREWGLRRQQRRVGAELAAGHVLGANNTTKEVAGR, from the coding sequence ATGAAGAAGTTCGACAAGGAGCGCGTGCTCCTCGCGGTGGCCGGGCCGGTCATCGCGCTCGCCGTGGCCTTCGTGCTGAGCGCGATCGTCCTGATCGCCTCCGGCAAGAACCCGGTCGAACCGTTCGCCCTCATGTTCGAGCAGGCCGGCTTCTCCGACATCCAGGTCCTGATCGTCAACCAGGCCTCGATGTACTACATCGCCGCCCTCGCGGTCGCCATCGGCTTCCGGATGAACCTGTTCAACATCGGCGTCGACGGCCAGTACCAGCTCGCCGCCATGATGGCCGCCGTCGTCGGCGCCCACGCGAACCTGCCGGCCGCCCTCCAGGTGCCGCTGCTGCTCCTGACCGCCGTGTTCACCGGCGCCTTCTGGTCCGGGATCGCCGGTGTCCTCAAGGTCACCCGCGGCGTCAGCGAGGTCGTGGCCACGATCATGCTCAACGCCATCGCCACCTCGCTGATCGTCTACATGTGGAAGCCGGACGTCTTCGGCGTCAAGGTCGGCAACAACAACACCACCGGCGAGATGTACGAGTCCGGCTGGATCCCCGGCATCGACATGGGCGCGGCCGGCGAGATCTACGGCCTGGTGATCCTCGCCGTCCTGCTCGGCATCGGCTACTGGATCGTCCTCAACCGCACCCGCTTCGGCTTCGACCTGCGCGCCTCCGGCGCCTCCGAGTCCGCCGCCGCGGCCAGCGGCGTCAGCCCCAGGCGCATGGTCCTCACCGCCATGCTGCTCTCCGGCGCCATCGCCGGACTCGCGGGCCTGCCGATCCTGCTCGGCGACACCCACACCTACAGCCTCAACTTCCCCACCGGCATCGGCTTCCTCGGCATCGGCATCGCCCTGCTCGGCCGCAACAGCCCGGTCGGCATCGCCTTCGCCGCCCTGCTGTGGGCCTGGCTCGACAAGGCCTCGCCCGAGCTGGACTTCCACGGCTACGACAAGGAGATCGCGGTCATCATGCAGGGCCTGATCGTCCTCTCGGTCGTCGTCTCCTACGAGGCCGTCCGCGAGTGGGGCCTGCGCCGCCAGCAGCGCCGGGTCGGCGCGGAGCTCGCCGCCGGTCACGTCCTCGGCGCCAACAACACCACGAAGGAGGTGGCCGGCCGATGA
- a CDS encoding ABC transporter permease, producing MTAPTTATDVNQPSLEHAPPAGRRMSWPVLCLVIAGALALTSLVRLITGADGITNVSQMSTALQLAVPIGLAGLGGLWAERAGVVNIGLEGMMILGTWFGAWAGFQWGPWTGVLVGLIGGALGGLLHAIVTVTFNVNHIVSGVAINILALGATRYLAPLAFEGRSGGSAKQSPAVDSLGHFTVPGLSDGLSDLNDKGWFFVSDIAGLLGGLVTNVSWLTLIAVALVPATWWILWRTAFGLRLRSCGENPIAAESLGVNVYKYKYLAVIISGALAGLGGVFLSIVANPFYLEGQTSGRGYIGLAAMIFGNWMPGGLAIGAGLFGYTDSLNLRGGSANVHALLLLGALLLVIGAIWLAVRRKYVNAVITLVVGALVFAWYAGTNEVPNQVVSATPYVITLVVLALSAQRLRMPKADGMPYRKGQGK from the coding sequence ATGACCGCTCCGACCACAGCGACCGACGTCAACCAGCCGTCGCTCGAGCACGCCCCGCCGGCCGGCCGCCGCATGTCGTGGCCCGTCCTGTGCCTCGTCATCGCCGGAGCCCTGGCGCTGACCTCGCTCGTCCGCCTCATCACCGGCGCCGACGGCATCACCAACGTCAGCCAGATGTCCACCGCCCTCCAGCTCGCCGTGCCCATCGGCCTCGCCGGCCTCGGCGGCCTGTGGGCCGAGCGCGCGGGCGTCGTCAACATCGGCCTCGAAGGCATGATGATCCTGGGCACCTGGTTCGGCGCCTGGGCCGGCTTCCAGTGGGGCCCGTGGACCGGCGTCCTCGTCGGCCTCATCGGCGGCGCGCTCGGCGGCCTGCTGCACGCGATCGTCACCGTCACCTTCAACGTGAACCACATCGTCTCCGGTGTGGCCATCAACATCCTCGCCCTCGGCGCCACCCGCTACCTCGCCCCGCTGGCCTTCGAGGGCCGCTCCGGCGGCTCCGCCAAGCAGTCCCCGGCGGTCGACTCCCTCGGCCACTTCACCGTGCCGGGTCTCTCCGACGGACTGAGCGACCTCAACGACAAGGGCTGGTTCTTCGTCTCCGACATCGCCGGCCTGCTCGGCGGACTGGTCACCAACGTCTCCTGGCTGACCCTGATCGCGGTCGCGCTCGTCCCCGCCACCTGGTGGATCCTGTGGCGCACGGCGTTCGGCCTGCGGCTGCGCTCCTGCGGCGAGAACCCGATCGCCGCCGAGTCCCTCGGCGTCAACGTCTACAAGTACAAGTACCTCGCCGTGATCATCTCCGGCGCCCTGGCCGGCCTCGGCGGAGTCTTCCTCTCCATCGTCGCCAACCCCTTCTACCTGGAGGGCCAGACCAGCGGCCGCGGCTACATCGGCCTCGCCGCGATGATCTTCGGCAACTGGATGCCGGGCGGCCTCGCCATCGGCGCCGGCCTGTTCGGCTACACCGACAGCCTCAACCTGCGCGGCGGCTCCGCCAACGTGCACGCCCTGCTGCTGCTCGGCGCGCTGCTGCTGGTCATCGGCGCGATCTGGCTGGCCGTCCGCAGGAAGTACGTCAACGCGGTGATCACCCTGGTCGTCGGCGCCCTCGTGTTCGCCTGGTACGCCGGCACCAACGAGGTCCCCAACCAGGTCGTCTCCGCCACGCCGTACGTCATCACCCTGGTGGTCCTCGCCCTCTCCGCCCAACGGCTGCGCATGCCGAAGGCGGACGGCATGCCGTACCGGAAGGGACAGGGGAAGTGA
- a CDS encoding cytidine deaminase: MTAPGTDWEALRTLAREAMTHAYVPYSGYPVGVAALVDDGRTVSGCNVENASYGLGLCAECGLVSELQRTGGGRLTHFTCVDGNGEILVPCGRCRQLLYEFGGPGLLLETPEGILPLSEMLPQAFGPQHLTK, encoded by the coding sequence GTGACCGCGCCCGGCACCGACTGGGAGGCCCTGCGCACCCTGGCGCGGGAGGCCATGACCCACGCGTACGTCCCCTACTCCGGCTACCCGGTCGGCGTGGCGGCCCTGGTCGACGACGGACGCACGGTCTCCGGCTGCAACGTGGAGAACGCCTCGTACGGGCTCGGGCTGTGCGCCGAGTGCGGACTGGTCTCGGAGCTGCAGCGCACCGGGGGCGGCCGGCTGACGCACTTCACCTGCGTCGACGGAAACGGCGAGATCCTCGTCCCGTGCGGCCGCTGCCGCCAGCTGCTGTACGAGTTCGGCGGCCCCGGACTGCTGCTGGAGACCCCGGAGGGGATCCTGCCGCTCTCCGAGATGCTGCCCCAGGCCTTCGGCCCGCAGCACCTCACCAAGTAA
- a CDS encoding thymidine phosphorylase — protein MDVISVIRTKRDRGELSDEQIDWVIDAYTRGEVADEQMSALAMAILLNGMNRGEIARWTAAMIASGERMDFSSLSRPTADKHSTGGVGDKITLPLAPLVAACGAAVPQLSGRGLGHTGGTLDKLESIPGWRALLSNEEMLSVLDGAGAVICAAGDGLAPADKKLYALRDVTGTVEAIPLIASSIMSKKIAEGTGSLVLDVKVGTGAFMKTIEDARELARTMVGLGTDSGVRTVALLTDMSTPLGLTAGNALEVRESVEVLAGGGPADVVELTLALAREMLDAAGLKDADPAKALADGSAMDVWRRMIAAQGGDPDAELPVAREQHVVKAPSSGVLTRLDAYGVGVAAWRLGAGRARKEDPVQAGAGVELHAKPGDEVTEGQPLLTLHTDTPDRFDYALQAVAGSYDIALPGTHFEATPVVRERIA, from the coding sequence ATGGACGTCATCTCCGTCATCCGCACCAAGCGGGACCGCGGTGAACTCAGCGACGAGCAGATCGACTGGGTCATCGACGCGTACACCCGCGGGGAGGTGGCCGACGAGCAGATGTCGGCCCTCGCGATGGCGATCCTGCTCAACGGCATGAACCGGGGTGAGATCGCCCGCTGGACGGCCGCGATGATCGCCTCCGGCGAGCGCATGGACTTCTCCTCGCTGTCCCGCCCGACCGCCGACAAGCACTCCACCGGCGGCGTCGGCGACAAGATCACCCTGCCGCTCGCGCCGCTCGTCGCGGCCTGCGGGGCGGCCGTCCCCCAGCTCTCCGGCCGCGGCCTCGGCCACACCGGCGGCACCCTCGACAAGCTGGAGTCCATCCCCGGTTGGCGCGCCCTGCTCTCCAACGAGGAGATGCTGTCCGTGCTGGACGGCGCCGGCGCGGTGATCTGCGCGGCGGGCGACGGACTGGCCCCGGCCGACAAGAAGCTCTACGCGCTGCGCGACGTCACCGGCACGGTCGAGGCGATCCCGCTCATCGCCTCCTCGATCATGTCGAAGAAGATCGCCGAGGGCACCGGCTCCCTGGTCCTGGACGTGAAGGTCGGCACCGGCGCGTTCATGAAGACGATCGAGGACGCCCGCGAGCTGGCCCGCACGATGGTGGGCCTGGGCACCGACTCCGGAGTGCGGACGGTCGCCCTGCTCACCGACATGTCCACCCCGCTCGGCCTCACCGCGGGCAACGCCCTCGAGGTCCGTGAGTCCGTCGAGGTCCTGGCGGGCGGCGGCCCGGCGGACGTCGTCGAGCTGACCCTCGCCCTGGCCCGCGAGATGCTCGACGCGGCCGGACTGAAGGACGCCGACCCGGCGAAGGCCCTCGCCGACGGCTCCGCGATGGACGTCTGGCGCCGCATGATCGCGGCCCAGGGCGGCGACCCGGACGCGGAGCTGCCGGTGGCCCGCGAGCAGCACGTGGTCAAGGCTCCGTCCTCCGGCGTCCTGACCCGCCTCGACGCCTACGGCGTCGGCGTCGCCGCCTGGCGCCTCGGCGCGGGCCGCGCCCGCAAGGAGGACCCGGTCCAGGCGGGCGCCGGCGTGGAGCTCCACGCCAAGCCGGGCGACGAGGTCACGGAGGGCCAGCCCCTCCTGACCCTCCACACCGACACCCCGGACCGCTTCGACTACGCCCTCCAGGCAGTGGCCGGCTCCTACGACATCGCGCTCCCCGGCACGCACTTCGAGGCCACCCCGGTCGTCCGGGAACGCATCGCCTGA
- a CDS encoding Uma2 family endonuclease produces the protein MSALTVSQDPEQSWDDLVRFWEEMEWPEGSKVEIIEGIITVSPAPAYRHNVIAARIQRRLYSVIPEDWEIFQTLAIAVPSRLGMLIPDLVVAPVRDHTESDSHIPAALAELVVEVTSKSNARHDRVSKPAAYATAGIPLYLLVDRWAPDGPTATLYGEPEGDVYRPLATAKFGEPLKLPAPFGLVIDTSEFPAT, from the coding sequence ATGAGCGCACTCACCGTGAGCCAGGACCCCGAGCAGAGCTGGGACGATCTCGTCCGGTTCTGGGAGGAAATGGAATGGCCCGAGGGTAGCAAGGTGGAGATCATCGAGGGGATCATCACCGTGTCACCCGCTCCCGCGTACCGTCACAACGTGATCGCGGCCCGCATCCAGCGCCGCCTCTACTCCGTGATCCCCGAGGACTGGGAGATCTTCCAGACCCTGGCCATCGCTGTGCCCTCGCGTCTGGGCATGCTCATCCCGGACCTCGTGGTCGCCCCGGTACGGGACCACACCGAGTCGGACTCCCACATCCCCGCCGCCCTCGCCGAGCTGGTCGTCGAGGTCACCTCGAAGTCCAACGCACGTCACGACCGCGTCAGCAAGCCCGCCGCCTACGCCACCGCAGGCATCCCGCTGTACCTCCTCGTCGACCGCTGGGCCCCCGACGGTCCGACCGCGACGCTCTACGGTGAACCGGAGGGCGACGTCTACCGCCCCTTGGCCACGGCGAAGTTCGGTGAGCCGCTCAAGCTCCCCGCCCCCTTCGGCCTCGTCATCGACACCAGCGAGTTCCCCGCGACCTGA
- a CDS encoding AEC family transporter, with protein sequence MQGVLSGFLVIAVVIGVGYVIGRRGYLGAEGREVLTKLAFHVASPALLFTTLARADLSVVFSGRLLVTALSTAAVAGVFVAVGVARRWGVGRTTIGALCSSYVNSGNLGIPIAVYVLGDASLVAPVLLFQLVGVTPVALTILDLSTAGEKQPLWRRLLTPLRNPIAVGSLAGVAVSAAGIGIPGPVWDPVQLIGNMAVPAVLLAFGISLRGSTLPLRGGDRGAVLLAVGLKAVGQPLVAWVLAVGVFGLRGAHLLDVVVTSALPAAQNLFTYASSYRVGEKLAREAILVSTVLSVPVLVVVAALLG encoded by the coding sequence GTGCAGGGGGTGCTGAGCGGGTTCCTGGTGATCGCCGTCGTCATCGGCGTCGGCTACGTCATCGGCCGCCGGGGGTACCTCGGCGCGGAGGGCCGCGAGGTCCTCACCAAGCTGGCGTTCCATGTGGCGTCGCCCGCGCTGCTGTTCACCACCCTCGCGCGGGCCGATCTGTCGGTGGTGTTCTCCGGCCGGCTCCTGGTCACCGCGCTGAGCACGGCGGCGGTGGCGGGCGTCTTCGTCGCGGTGGGCGTCGCGCGCCGCTGGGGCGTGGGACGCACCACCATCGGCGCGCTGTGCTCCAGCTACGTCAACTCCGGAAACCTCGGCATCCCGATCGCGGTGTACGTGCTGGGCGACGCCTCGCTGGTGGCGCCGGTGTTGCTGTTCCAGCTGGTCGGGGTCACGCCGGTCGCGCTGACGATCCTCGACCTGTCGACGGCGGGCGAGAAGCAGCCGCTGTGGCGGCGGCTGCTGACGCCGCTGCGCAATCCGATCGCGGTGGGGTCACTGGCGGGGGTGGCGGTGTCGGCGGCCGGGATCGGGATACCGGGGCCGGTCTGGGACCCGGTGCAGCTGATCGGCAACATGGCGGTCCCCGCCGTGCTCCTGGCGTTCGGCATCTCGCTGCGCGGCAGCACCCTGCCCCTGCGGGGCGGCGACCGCGGCGCGGTGCTGCTCGCCGTGGGCCTGAAGGCGGTGGGCCAGCCGCTGGTCGCGTGGGTCCTGGCGGTGGGCGTCTTCGGCCTGCGCGGGGCGCATCTGCTGGACGTGGTGGTGACCTCGGCCCTCCCGGCCGCCCAGAACCTCTTCACCTACGCGAGCAGCTACCGCGTGGGCGAGAAACTGGCCCGCGAGGCGATCCTCGTGTCGACGGTGCTGTCGGTCCCGGTTCTGGTGGTGGTGGCGGCGCTGCTCGGGTGA
- a CDS encoding STAS domain-containing protein encodes MSYPPLSGLPVVDAMTPPVLVLSGPLTGDEVSGPCDALRTLLEGGGPGRVVVCDVAGLGPPGLAAVNLLARLQLTARRSGGRIRLRDPSAALCALLDLVGLRFETEGQPEQREPPLGVQEAVEARDPAV; translated from the coding sequence ATGAGTTACCCGCCGCTCTCCGGTCTACCGGTCGTGGACGCCATGACACCGCCCGTACTCGTGCTCAGCGGCCCTCTCACCGGGGACGAGGTGAGCGGGCCCTGCGACGCGCTGCGGACACTCCTGGAGGGCGGCGGGCCGGGCCGGGTGGTCGTGTGCGACGTGGCCGGTCTCGGGCCGCCCGGACTCGCCGCCGTGAACCTGCTGGCACGGCTCCAGCTCACCGCCCGCCGGTCCGGGGGCCGGATACGGCTGCGTGATCCCTCCGCGGCGCTATGCGCCCTGCTCGACCTGGTCGGACTCCGCTTCGAGACGGAGGGGCAGCCCGAACAGCGGGAACCACCGCTGGGTGTCCAGGAAGCAGTGGAAGCCCGTGATCCGGCCGTCTGA
- a CDS encoding sigma-70 family RNA polymerase sigma factor, producing MTNGTATTAGLDARLEQYRVELTGYCYRMLGSSFEAEDAVQDTMIRAWRSFDKFEGRSSLRSWLYRIATNVCLDMLTAGNKRARPMDLTESTPLARAALSPRPDNTWLEPMPDSRVLPTPADPAEAAVAKESVRLAFMAALQQLPAKQRAVLILREVLAWKAAEVAELLGTSVASVNSALQRARATLAERQQPGAGAAVSDPLDEEQKKLLDRYVAAFEGYDMSALTALLHEDAIMTMPPFDLWLTGADDITGFMTTLGAPCAGSRLVPVQVNGMPGFAQYKPDPEAGGFTPWAVQVLEISDGRITGFHCFLDTQRWFPLFGLPLRLEAESDQVEQGA from the coding sequence ATGACGAACGGCACCGCGACGACGGCCGGCCTGGACGCCAGGCTGGAGCAGTACCGGGTCGAACTGACCGGATACTGCTACCGGATGCTGGGCTCCTCCTTCGAGGCGGAGGACGCGGTGCAGGACACGATGATCCGCGCGTGGCGCAGCTTCGACAAGTTCGAGGGCCGCTCCAGCCTGCGCTCCTGGCTCTACCGCATCGCGACCAACGTCTGCCTGGACATGCTGACGGCGGGCAACAAGCGCGCCCGCCCGATGGACCTGACGGAGTCCACCCCGCTGGCGCGGGCGGCGCTGTCCCCCCGCCCGGACAACACCTGGCTGGAGCCGATGCCCGACTCCCGGGTGCTGCCCACCCCCGCCGACCCGGCGGAGGCGGCGGTCGCCAAGGAGTCCGTGCGGCTCGCGTTCATGGCCGCGCTGCAGCAGCTGCCGGCCAAGCAGCGGGCGGTGCTGATCCTGCGGGAGGTGCTTGCCTGGAAGGCCGCCGAGGTCGCCGAGCTGCTGGGCACCTCCGTCGCGTCGGTCAACAGCGCGCTCCAGCGGGCCCGGGCGACGCTCGCCGAGCGACAGCAGCCGGGCGCCGGGGCGGCGGTCTCCGACCCCCTGGACGAGGAGCAGAAGAAGCTGCTCGACCGCTATGTGGCGGCGTTCGAGGGGTACGACATGTCCGCGCTGACCGCGCTGCTGCACGAGGACGCCATCATGACGATGCCGCCGTTCGACCTGTGGCTGACCGGCGCCGACGACATCACGGGCTTCATGACGACGCTGGGCGCGCCCTGCGCGGGTTCCCGGCTGGTACCGGTGCAGGTCAACGGCATGCCGGGGTTCGCCCAGTACAAGCCGGACCCGGAGGCCGGCGGTTTCACGCCGTGGGCGGTCCAGGTGCTGGAGATCTCAGACGGCCGGATCACGGGCTTCCACTGCTTCCTGGACACCCAGCGGTGGTTCCCGCTGTTCGGGCTGCCCCTCCGTCTCGAAGCGGAGTCCGACCAGGTCGAGCAGGGCGCATAG
- a CDS encoding MFS transporter — protein MTPASTGASTSVGAVASVPSPQPAPGAVSESRMSPGGPGYRRMSLALFLAGVATFALLYSTQALLPLISGDFAVSAGDASWTVAAATGGLALFVLPMSALSERFGRRTVMTASLAVAVTLGLLVPFAPSLGVLVALRALQGAALAGLPASATAYLAEEVTPKALVTAIGLFVAGNSVGGMSGRVITGWVAQEWGWRVAVGAIGVVAVACAVAFRLLLPAPRHFRAGSLRPGVLVRTVRDHLANPLLRRLYAIGALFMTVFGGVYTVIGYRLTEAPFSLPQGVVGSIFLVYLVGTVSASAAGRLVSRLGRRGALYAGGATTAAGLLLSLGGTLPMVLLGLVLITAGFFAGHAVASSAVGKTATVGRAQASALYQSAYYVGSSVGSTVGAVAFHAGGWAGTVAVGLVAVTGVAVITLAGTRAARAAVQPA, from the coding sequence ATGACTCCCGCCAGTACCGGGGCGTCCACCAGCGTGGGCGCCGTCGCATCCGTTCCTTCTCCCCAGCCCGCCCCCGGAGCCGTCTCCGAGTCCCGGATGTCCCCGGGCGGACCCGGTTACCGCCGGATGAGTCTCGCCCTGTTCCTCGCGGGTGTCGCGACCTTCGCGCTGCTGTACTCCACTCAGGCCCTGCTGCCGCTGATCTCCGGCGACTTCGCCGTGAGCGCGGGCGACGCGAGCTGGACGGTGGCCGCGGCAACCGGTGGTCTGGCGCTGTTCGTCCTGCCGATGAGCGCGCTGTCGGAGCGCTTCGGACGGCGTACGGTCATGACGGCGTCCCTGGCCGTCGCGGTCACCCTCGGTCTGCTGGTGCCCTTCGCGCCCTCGCTGGGCGTGCTGGTGGCGCTGCGGGCGCTGCAGGGTGCGGCGCTGGCGGGACTGCCGGCGTCGGCGACCGCGTATCTCGCGGAGGAGGTCACGCCCAAGGCGCTGGTGACGGCGATCGGGCTGTTCGTGGCCGGCAACAGCGTCGGCGGGATGAGCGGCCGGGTGATCACCGGCTGGGTGGCGCAGGAGTGGGGCTGGCGGGTCGCCGTCGGGGCGATCGGCGTGGTCGCGGTGGCGTGTGCGGTGGCGTTCCGGCTGCTGCTCCCGGCGCCCCGGCACTTCCGGGCGGGCTCGCTGCGGCCGGGTGTGCTGGTGCGGACGGTGCGGGACCACCTCGCCAATCCGTTGCTGCGGCGGCTGTACGCGATCGGCGCGCTGTTCATGACGGTGTTCGGCGGTGTCTACACGGTGATCGGCTACCGGCTGACGGAGGCGCCGTTCTCGCTGCCGCAGGGCGTCGTCGGCTCGATCTTCCTGGTGTACCTGGTGGGCACGGTCTCGGCGTCAGCGGCGGGGCGGCTGGTCAGCCGGCTGGGCCGCCGGGGCGCGCTGTACGCGGGCGGCGCGACGACGGCGGCGGGACTGCTGCTGTCGCTGGGCGGGACGCTGCCGATGGTGCTGCTGGGTCTCGTGCTGATCACGGCGGGGTTCTTCGCCGGGCACGCGGTGGCGTCGTCGGCGGTCGGGAAGACCGCGACGGTGGGACGGGCCCAGGCGTCCGCCCTCTATCAGTCCGCGTACTACGTCGGGTCCAGCGTGGGGAGCACGGTGGGCGCGGTGGCGTTCCACGCCGGGGGCTGGGCCGGGACGGTCGCGGTCGGCCTGGTGGCGGTGACCGGCGTCGCGGTGATCACCCTGGCGGGTACCCGGGCCGCGCGGGCGGCTGTGCAGCCGGCCTGA
- a CDS encoding LysR family transcriptional regulator, translated as MAHQQRSGGRLSRTGDTRDTDDMSRLLAPRLAYFAGVARTEHVTRAAQEMEVPQSTLSRAMVRLEEDLGVDLFARHGRTVSLTPAGRAFLTSVERALAEIERAADEVRADADPATGKVAFGFLHTMGAETVPGLLHAFRADHPRIRFSLVQNYGEAMLEGLRAGELDLCLTSPVPDAPDLVARRLDEQKLRLVVPADHRLAGRRRIRLVEAADETFVTLEPGYGLRRITDDLCAQAGFRPRIAFEGEEAETLRGLVAAGLGVALLPPPPFPRPGVVELTVTAPRAAREIGVAWLAGHPDTPPVAAFKKFLLSKRGTLLPT; from the coding sequence ATGGCGCATCAGCAGAGGTCAGGCGGACGGCTGTCACGGACCGGTGACACACGAGACACGGACGACATGTCCCGGCTGCTGGCACCCCGGCTCGCCTACTTCGCCGGAGTCGCCCGGACCGAGCACGTCACCCGCGCCGCCCAGGAGATGGAGGTCCCGCAGTCCACCCTGTCCCGCGCGATGGTCCGCCTCGAGGAGGACCTGGGCGTCGACCTGTTCGCCCGCCACGGCCGCACGGTCTCCCTCACTCCCGCCGGCCGCGCCTTCCTCACCTCCGTCGAACGCGCCCTCGCCGAGATCGAACGCGCCGCCGACGAGGTGCGCGCCGACGCCGACCCCGCCACCGGCAAGGTCGCCTTCGGCTTCCTGCACACCATGGGCGCCGAGACCGTGCCCGGACTGCTGCACGCCTTCCGCGCCGACCACCCGCGCATCCGCTTCAGCCTCGTCCAGAACTACGGCGAGGCCATGCTGGAGGGCCTGCGCGCGGGCGAACTCGACCTGTGCCTGACCTCCCCGGTGCCCGACGCCCCCGACCTCGTCGCCCGCCGCCTCGACGAGCAGAAGCTGCGCCTGGTCGTCCCCGCCGACCACCGCCTCGCCGGCCGCCGCCGCATCCGCCTCGTCGAGGCCGCCGACGAGACCTTCGTGACCCTGGAGCCCGGCTACGGCCTGCGCCGCATCACCGACGACCTCTGCGCCCAGGCCGGGTTCAGACCCCGTATCGCCTTCGAGGGCGAGGAGGCCGAAACCCTGCGCGGCCTGGTGGCGGCGGGCCTGGGCGTGGCCCTCCTCCCGCCACCTCCCTTCCCCCGCCCGGGCGTGGTGGAACTGACGGTCACGGCCCCCAGGGCGGCGCGGGAGATCGGCGTCGCCTGGCTGGCCGGGCACCCCGACACACCTCCCGTGGCGGCGTTCAAGAAGTTCCTGCTGTCCAAGAGGGGCACACTGCTGCCCACCTGA
- a CDS encoding alpha/beta hydrolase: protein MAQQATPVRTARLGRALGPEPTAVSGVVLLLPGGDEVSSRRPSPMMAAASVRALGRRLTRAGREQSLAAHVVHYRYRGWNGSEAHLARDAAWAAEETVRRYGDVPVCLAGVGMGGRAALRAAGHEAVNSVLALAPWLPDDDVAAPPEPVKQLAGRQVLIVHGTNDARSDPELSFRLAARAKKANREVCRFEVHADGHGLSQYRDEVLALSEDFVMGALFGRAFSRPVQDALAAPPPLGLRMPLAAGFGRSLRR from the coding sequence ATGGCACAGCAAGCGACGCCGGTTCGCACGGCCCGGCTGGGGAGGGCGCTCGGCCCGGAGCCGACGGCGGTGAGCGGCGTGGTGCTGCTGCTCCCCGGCGGCGACGAGGTCTCCAGCCGCAGACCGTCCCCCATGATGGCGGCCGCCTCCGTGCGCGCCCTGGGGCGCCGTCTCACCCGCGCGGGCCGGGAGCAGAGCCTCGCCGCCCATGTCGTCCACTACCGCTACCGGGGCTGGAACGGCAGCGAGGCGCATCTCGCCCGCGATGCCGCGTGGGCCGCGGAGGAGACCGTGCGGCGGTACGGGGACGTTCCCGTCTGCCTCGCCGGTGTCGGCATGGGCGGCCGGGCCGCGCTCCGGGCGGCGGGCCACGAGGCCGTCAACTCCGTACTGGCGCTGGCGCCCTGGCTGCCGGACGATGACGTGGCGGCGCCACCCGAACCGGTGAAGCAGCTCGCCGGGCGGCAGGTGCTGATCGTGCACGGCACGAATGACGCGCGGAGCGATCCGGAGCTGTCGTTCCGGCTGGCGGCGCGGGCGAAGAAAGCGAACCGGGAGGTGTGCCGGTTCGAAGTCCACGCGGACGGGCACGGCTTGAGCCAGTACCGGGACGAAGTGCTTGCGCTGTCCGAGGACTTCGTGATGGGGGCGCTGTTCGGGCGGGCGTTCTCGCGGCCCGTGCAGGATGCCCTGGCGGCGCCTCCGCCGCTGGGGTTGCGGATGCCGTTGGCCGCGGGGTTCGGCAGGTCCCTGCGGCGGTAG